From a region of the Sphaerodactylus townsendi isolate TG3544 linkage group LG09, MPM_Stown_v2.3, whole genome shotgun sequence genome:
- the SLC25A32 gene encoding LOW QUALITY PROTEIN: mitochondrial folate transporter/carrier (The sequence of the model RefSeq protein was modified relative to this genomic sequence to represent the inferred CDS: inserted 2 bases in 1 codon), with amino-acid sequence MTITAAVRGAPAPACTVAGAASAPTPAPPAARSFFRHVRFENLVAGLSGGVVSTLVLHPLDLVKIRFAVSDGLQLRPKYNGQGPSLTCFIHECIWKPWKXELRGLYQGVTPNIWGAGVSWGLYFFFYNAIKAYKTEDKAENWRAWSWLNLPECRLLRHNGAMTLCITNPIWVTKTRLVLQYEAGVDPSKRQYQGMVDALIKIYKSEGIRGLYKGFVPGLFGTSHGALQFMAYEELKSKYNKHWNRPSDSKLSTSEYIAMAALSKIFAVSATYPYQVVRARLQDQHNRYSGVVDVIRRTWRKEGVHGFYKGIVPNVLRVTPACCITFVVYEKVSQLLSFKNSS; translated from the exons ATGACCATCACCGCCGCCGTCCGGGGGGCTCCGGCACCGGCATGTACGGTGGCGGGGGCCGCGTCTGCTCCCACGCCGGCGCCTCCTGCGGCGCGGTCCTTCTTCAGACACGTGCGCTTTGAGAACTTGGTGGCCGGGCTGAGCGGCGGGGTCGTCTCCACGCTGGTGCTGCATCCCCTGGATCTAGTGAAGATCCGCTTCGCAG TGAGTGATGGCTTGCAACTCAGACCAAAATACAATGGACAAGGTCCATCGCTCACTTGCTTTATTCACGAATGCATCTGGAAACCATGGAA AGAGTTACGTGGTCTGTACCAAGGGGTAACTCCAAATATATGGGGAGCAGGTGTCTCTTGGGGTCTCTACTTTTTctt CTATAATGCCATTAAAGCTTACAAGACAGAGGATAAGGCAGAAAACTGGcgggcttggagctggctgaaCTTACCTGAGTGTCGGCTGCTGAGGCACAATG GAGCAATGACCCTCTGTATTACAAACCCCATTTGGGTGACAAAGACTCGGCTTGTGTTACAATATGAAGCTGGTGTTGATCCATCAAAGAGGCAGTACCAGGGGATGGTAGATGCCCTTATAAAAATATATAAGAGTGAAGGCATACGTGGCTTATACAAG GGTTTTGTACCTGGTCTGTTTGGAACAAGTCATGGAGCATTGCAATTCATGGCATATGAAGAACTTAAGTCAAAATATAATAAGCATTGGAACAGGCCATCAGATTCAAAACTG AGCACTTCAGAGTATATTGCTATGGCAGCATTGTCGAAAATTTTTGCCGTTTCAGCAACATATCCATATCAGGTCGTGAGGGCACGGCTCCAGGATCAGCACAACAGATATTCGGGAGTAGTGGATGTAATTCGTAGAACATGGAG GAAAGAAGGTGTTCATGGATTTTACAAAGGAATTGTACCTAATGTACTCAGAGTTACGCCTGCATGCTGCATTACATTTGTTGTGTATGAAAAAGTATCCCAGTTACTTAGCTTTAAAAATAGCAGCTGA